One genomic window of Medicago truncatula cultivar Jemalong A17 chromosome 1, MtrunA17r5.0-ANR, whole genome shotgun sequence includes the following:
- the LOC25483670 gene encoding U2 small nuclear ribonucleoprotein B'' 2 has translation MVCFSEVTAASNAVRQMQNFPFYVKPMRIQYTKTKSDCVSKEEGSFVPREKKKKQEEKAEKKWYADESKQSAVPNGTHGASNGGSTQASFCPGSGAQEAAAPNNILFIENLPYETTGRMLEMLFEQYPGFKEVRLIEAKPGIAFVDFEDEGQSSMAMQALQGFKITPQNPMIINFAKK, from the coding sequence ATGGTTTGTTTCAGTGAAGTAACTGCTGCCAGTAATGCAGTCCGACAGATGCAAAACTTCCCATTTTATGTAAAACCTATGAGAATTcaatatacaaaaacaaagtCAGACTGTGTTTCTAAAGAAGAGGGAAGCTTTGTTCcaagggaaaagaaaaagaaacaagaggAAAAGGCTGAGAAAAAGTGGTATGCtgatgaatcaaaacaatctgCCGTGCCTAATGGAACACATGGTGCAAGTAATGGTGGCTCAACACAGGCCTCATTCTGTCCAGGGTCGGGTGCCCAAGAGGCAGCTGCTCCCAACAATATTTTGTTCATAGAGAATTTGCCTTATGAAACTACTGGCAGGATGCTCGAAATGCTCTTTGAACAATACCCAGGTTTTAAGGAAGTGCGCTTGATCGAAGCAAAGCCAGGTATCGCGTTTGTAGATTTCGAAGATGAGGGGCAATCATCCATGGCAATGCAGGCTCTTCAAGGATTCAAAATCACCCCACAAAATCCCATGATTATAAACTTTGCTAAAAAGTAA
- the LOC25483671 gene encoding non-classical arabinogalactan protein 30: MAKTLLLFFLFLQITSFIAFAEKLETLHHKPATPHHSPTKSPVHKPLASPPHHNHSPSHAPSHVHTPLHPPHPAKPPTHHHHQHQHHSPSPTPSHVHPPLHPRHPAKPPTHHHQQHSPAHSPIKSPVHTPLHPPHPAKPPTHHRHQHHSPSPAPSHVHTPLHPRHPAKPPTHYHHHSPAHAPIKPPVHKPLLPPHSAKSPTHHHPPAHAPTHTHVSRNLIAVEGVVYVKSCNHTGVDTLKGATPLPGAIVKLQCNNTKYKLVLKAKTNKKGYFYIGGPKNITGYSTRHCNVVLDSAPKVLKPSNLHGGVIGALLKLVKRSMSKGVYVKLFSVGPFAFEPKCHH; this comes from the exons ATGGCGAAAACTCTcttattgttttttctctttctccaaATAACCTCTTTCATAGCATTTGCTGAAAAGCTAGAAACTCTTCATCACAAACCAGCAACTCCACATCATTCCCCAACTAAGTCACCTGTTCATAAACCATTAGCTAGCCCACCTCACCACAACCACTCACCATCCCATGCACCTTCTCATGTTCACACTCCTTTACATCCTCCTCACCCTGCTAAACCCCCGacccatcaccaccaccaacatcaaCATCACTCACCATCCCCTACGCCTTCCCATGTTCACCCTCCTTTACATCCTCGTCACCCAGCAAAACCCCcaactcatcatcatcaacaacactcTCCTGCTCATTCCCCTATTAAGTCTCCGGTTCACACTCCTTTACATCCTCCTCACCCTGCCAAACCTCCAACCCATCACCGCCACCAACATCACTCACCATCCCCTGCCCCTTCCCATGTTCACACTCCTTTACATCCTCGTCACCCTGCAAAACCCCCCAcccattatcatcatcattctcCTGCCCATGCTCCTATTAAGCCTCCGGTTCACAAACCTTTACTTCCTCCTCATTCTGCAAAATCCCCAACCCACCACCATCCTCCGGCTCATGCTCCTACTCACACACATGTTTCGAGAAACTTGATAGCTGTTGAAGGAGTTGTTTATGTCAAATCATGCAACCATACTGGTGTTGACACCCTAAAGGGAGCTACACCACTTCCTG gTGCCATTGTTAAGCTCCAATGCAACAACACCAAATACAAGTTGGTCCTTAAAGCCAAGACGAATAAGAAAGGTTACTTTTATATTGGAGGTCCAAAGAACATTACAGGTTATTCAACTCGCCATTGCAACGTTGTTTTGGATAGTGCACCTAAAGTACTAAAACCTTCAAATCTTCATGGTGGTGTTATTGGGGCTCTTCTTAAGCTTGTAAAACGATCAATGTCTAAGGGTGTTTATGTAAAACTCTTCTCTGTTGGGCCGTTTGCTTTTGAGCCCAAATGTCatcattaa